In Arthrobacter citreus, a genomic segment contains:
- a CDS encoding biotin--[acetyl-CoA-carboxylase] ligase translates to MHLRYSSMERPGLDQERLRAALVAPGGPLSRLDVVAETGSTNSDLADEARLRPSDVPDLSVLTAEMQTAGRGRLGRTWQAPPRSSLFVSVLLRPVNAGGRPLPTQSYGWLSLLAALALSESVARRTGVEARLKWPNDVMVDGRKLAGVLAQLVMDSSGAPPAVVVGAGMNVSLTDEDLPVPTATSLLMEYASTTDRNILLEDYLRELAAKYREFRAVDGDASQVWADGTSLLEKITSRMVTLGQDVRAELPGGKALSGRAVALDPYGSLILVDELGERHAVVAGDVVHLRAVQA, encoded by the coding sequence ATGCATTTGCGTTACTCCAGCATGGAAAGACCAGGGCTTGACCAGGAGCGTCTGAGGGCTGCCCTCGTGGCGCCCGGGGGACCCTTGTCCCGCCTGGATGTTGTCGCCGAAACCGGATCCACTAACTCGGACCTGGCTGATGAGGCGCGGCTGCGCCCGTCGGACGTTCCGGACCTCTCAGTCCTGACCGCTGAAATGCAGACTGCCGGCAGGGGACGGCTGGGCCGCACCTGGCAGGCACCGCCGCGCTCGTCCCTGTTTGTCAGCGTCCTGCTCCGTCCGGTCAATGCCGGCGGGCGGCCGCTGCCCACCCAGTCCTACGGCTGGCTGTCCCTTTTGGCTGCCCTGGCACTGTCCGAGTCCGTGGCCCGCCGCACCGGCGTCGAAGCGCGGCTGAAATGGCCCAACGACGTCATGGTGGACGGGCGCAAGCTCGCCGGCGTCCTGGCCCAGCTCGTGATGGATTCAAGCGGCGCTCCTCCCGCCGTTGTCGTCGGCGCCGGCATGAACGTGTCACTGACCGATGAGGACCTGCCCGTTCCCACGGCCACATCGCTGTTGATGGAGTATGCCTCCACCACTGACCGCAACATCCTGCTGGAAGACTATTTGCGTGAACTGGCCGCCAAGTACCGGGAGTTCCGCGCCGTCGACGGCGACGCGTCCCAGGTGTGGGCCGACGGTACCTCGCTGCTGGAGAAAATCACGTCACGCATGGTCACCCTGGGCCAGGACGTTCGGGCGGAGCTGCCCGGAGGGAAAGCCCTGTCAGGGCGCGCCGTCGCCCTGGATCCGTACGGATCGCTGATCCTGGTTGATGAACTCGGCGAACGGCATGCGGTCGTGGCCGGCGACGTGGTGCACCTGCGCGCCGTGCAGGCGTGA